A DNA window from Anastrepha obliqua isolate idAnaObli1 chromosome 5, idAnaObli1_1.0, whole genome shotgun sequence contains the following coding sequences:
- the LOC129248099 gene encoding dynein axonemal assembly factor 1 homolog, whose amino-acid sequence MERYYVGGVSKGTDSYSTTNNNNNNNARKEITGITRITKKRLKELCKKDKLYQTPALNDVLYLHYQGIDCIECLEEYTGLKCLWLECNAISEIQGLDNQKQLKCLFLQNNLIKRIENLEHCAELDTLNLASNHIRKIENCGFEVLPVLSTLNLSSNYLKDFDGLKDLENCRTISVLDLSNNRIDDILVVKIFAKMPQLRVLVLQGNPVVSKVPQYRKTLILECKELTYLDSRPVFPKDRACAEAWKLGGYEGERKEHERWNRKERNKIRDSVNATIRMRNKHKPPDQQDALFNSSDSEEDRAEVKRQRQAEVDAGINMELGIWDEVVNESSISETSSDMNVSSSTSVLGTTDSDANNSTDSKSIELRENLDKDEKITNDSPTTKSQALHIARDDDMESILNIVNTTTMKEQGEVESKDVTVEEKRVVIEEISELETRYEENAVITNGVIDHLLATEVLPAVMQKVRHIGRRLPVDNLSDSDDVAKDEYNATVDAICKIAMNDLSTPSPKKRIKLQIEVEEHLEAEETEEERLAQHFDIIETAMETRDRDSEDICVAPDNIALFKVKDAEQMKYEKECEEVNKKVVDDFEELSMHMGNFIEEMQKDKQALNAETTLIKNTQSIHTDFEEHIANFNLLHRDLTPEKYMVTVLEHVARVEGVMEIGTTTAPSKEVCQKEQGEGSSSDVPPEASSLEKIDALNSMLPNVGVLRNDVPGDFIEATMPLIDTLTKKMNTETEKNTSETICQEKVYTSFEREERELRQLLQKLEDENEQLYNINTAYRQALEEDVREEIKYRDKEISENTQKICEDIIKDLLDELTLVEQRTDHQSTKPKSYEFGEIESDEEYSYSDPQKPPEPPVRSIRDVLSSFNELLQEIARKNKAEEERKEREFREAVCQKHTSTEAQKSESLQKLLNSPNLRDFNGDTSELLDQQIAAERNRETQRVRKLVDRVYAQKDKYNDTLEVVDGKLVVVKKDTGEIEDLPESQINYSDSEDSDSYESAKSDNGVGAEAMRVWDAKVCRDKSEAKLPYRPRTDCSQSGAGGAEAIRLWEGKVRREEGGSSFKFHYRPTERIPAMQLIQKANELKEKEDAEREADEEDDSEQFYSLEPSKSTGFRGIDEDFIDKLDFEKVEIKQEDENGVVECARSYTELKQIIKESKKELNLTDDENVMLQKMMGLEEHKDVTQSTDPLITEENDLLQKMVQRTKEREKEKKEASNLEAKASEKDVKPTLSKQAMQVIKLSTNNSHTGEVDGDNSNNFMNITKLDAQFPIPSIFRDMLDDNDLGKMASKLHADDEPEFNVLHCIQEEQSMEDVTELHKCGIFENPLELERGGIALGRESEEEELKELDTSYDELDDRERSAESDELRQEPIEVYKEIESEELEQEAMLFEDRGVVADKRERLREVVDSVLNFDGSNYEEYGIDKETARGVVEYEKLLNFGIVEEKEFADAPMGQEEMEKIVTEALKKDEMQIVKKKGSFGVEKISEDEMRVEKDAQSKEVSGSDDETKRRTTTTGAVEEPKQTCVSTENKTENNFKNRIADPDRTEMAEDKLKQLQIIDNENTGYMENFDRHSQSYFGKDGKASMDDVEFQDLSEEYKEFPVLSGNTIEYFVAGNTKPEEVQEIEVIDAIETTSKLLKNTDVSHTAERSSKPSPTNIEKARSLENLLKSPILKQFNDDTNDSLDAQIQAAKENEFDMIECSLQVIGEDDEVINEISVNAEITYNA is encoded by the exons ATGGAACGCTATTATGTCGGCGGGGTTAGCAAAGGCACCGACTCATATagcaccaccaacaacaacaataacaacaatgcaCGCAAGGAAATCACCGGTATAACGCGTATCACTAAGAAGCGACTAAAAGAGCTATGCAAAAAGGATAAACTCTATCAGACGCCAGCGTTGAACGATGTGCTCTATCTGCACTATCAAG gcATCGATTGCATTGAGTGCTTGGAGGAGTATACCGGGCTCAAATGCCTTTGGCTGGAGTGTAACGCCATTTCCGAGATACAGGGATTGGACAATCAAAAGCAACTCAAGTGTCTATTCTtgcaaaacaatttaataaaacgtATTGAGAATTTGGAACATTGTGCGGAATTAGACACCCTTAATCTGGCCTCGAATCATATAAGAAAAATCGAGAATTGTGGTTTTGAAGTGTTGCCAGTGTTGAGTACCTTAAATTTATCCTCAAACTATTTGAAGGACTTTGATGGTCTTAAAGATTTGGAAAATTGTCGAACAATTTCGGTGCTGGATTTGTCAAATAATCGAATCGATGATATATTGGTGGTGAAG ATTTTTGCTAAAATGCCGCAATTACGTGTGTTGGTATTGCAAGGCAATCCGGTGGTGTCCAAAGTACCACAATACCGAAAAACTCTAATACTGGAATGT AAAGAATTAACTTATTTAGATAGTCGACCTGTATTTCCTAAAGATCGCGCATGCGCAGAGGCTTG GAAACTAGGGGGCTATGAAGGAGAGCGTAAAGAGCACGAACGTTGGAACCGTAAGGAACGTAACAAGATACGCGATAGCGTTAATG CTACGATTCGCATGCGAAACAAACATAAGCCACCAGACCAACAGGATGCTCTTTTCAATTCCTCAGATTCAGAGGAAGATCGTGCCGAAGTGAAGCGTCAACGCCAAGCAGAAGTAGATGCTGGCATAAATATGGAACTAGGCATATGGGACGAGGTTGTGAATGAGAGTAGCATATCGGAAACATCTTCAGACATGAATGTTAGCTCGTCAACTTCGGTCTTAGGCACCACTGATTCAGATGCAAATAATTCCACTGACTCGAAGTCCATCGAATTGCGTGAGAATCTAGACAAAGACGAGAAGATTACGAACGATTCACCAACCACTAAATCTCAAGCTTTACATATAGCAAGAGATGATGATATGGAAAGCATTTTGAATATTGTTAATACCACCACAATGAAAGAGCAAGGTGAGGTAGAGAGTAAAGATGTAACCGTTGAAGAGAAGCGTGTGGTTATTGAAGAGATTTCTGAGCTGGAGAcgagatatgaagaaaatgctgTCATAACAAACGGCGTAATTGATCATCTATTGGCCACAGAGGTTTTACCGGCTGTTATGCAGAAAGTTCGTCACATTGGCAGGCGTTTGCCAGTAGATAATCTCTCTGACTCGGATGACGTCGCTAAAGATGAGTATAATGCCACAGTCGACGCGATTTGTAAAATCGCAATGAATGATCTTTCAACACCTTCGCCGAAGAAACgtataaaattacaaattgagGTTGAAGAGCATTTGGAAGCGGAGGAAACAGAGGAGGAACGATTAGCACAACATTTCGATATAATAGAGACTGCTATGGAAACTCGTGACAGGGATAGCGAAGATATATGCGTAGCACCGGATAATATTGCGTTGTTTAAAGTAAAAGACGCTGAGCAAATGAAGTACGAGAAAGAATGCGAGGAGGTTAATAAGAAAGTGGTTGATGATTTTGAAGAGCTCTCGATGCATATGGGGAATTTCATTGAAGAAATGCAGAAGGACAAGCAGGCCCTGAATGCTGAAACAACACTTATAAAGAACACTCAAAGCATTCACACAGATTTCGAGGAACACATTGCAAATTTCAATCTTCTGCACAGGGATCTCACCCCTGAGAAATATATGGTTACTGTATTAGAACATGTTGCGCGAGTAGAAGGGGTTATGGAGATTGGCACAACAACTGCCCCTAGTAAGGAAGTATGCCAAAAAGAGCAAGGAGAGGGAAGCAGCAGCGATGTTCCACCCGAGGCGAGCAGTCTTGAGAAGATTGACGCATTGAACAGTATGCTTCCCAATGTAGGAGTACTACGTAATGATGTGCCTGGCGATTTCATCGAGGCAACTATGCCACTTATCGATACGCTAACCAAGAAAATGAACACTGAAACTGAGAAAAATACTTCTGAAACTATATGCCAGGAAAAAGTTTATACTTCATTCGAACGTGAAGAGCGTGAATTGCGCCAATTATTACAAAAGCTTGAGGATGAGAATGAACAGCTCTATAATATCAATACAGCATATCGCCAAGCACTCGAGGAAGACGTACGCGAGGAGATTAAATATCGTGACAAAGAGATCAGCGAAAACAcgcaaaaaatttgtgaagacaTAATTAAAGACCTTCTAGATGAGTTGACTTTAGTGGAACAGAGAACCGACCACCAATCAACTAAACCTAAAAGCTATGAATTTGGTGAAATTGAATCAGACGAAGAGTACAGCTACTCAGATCCACAAAAACCACCAGAGCCGCCAGTGCGCAGTATACGTGATGTACTTAGTTCCTTCAATGAACTACTGCAAGAAATAGCACGCAAGAACAAAGCAGAGGAGGAACGTAAGGAGCGCGAGTTTAGAGAAGCTGTTTGCCAAAAACATACATCCACCGAAGCTCAAAAGTCAGAGAGCttacaaaaacttttaaacTCGCCCAACCTGCGAGACTTTAATGGAGACACCAGCGAGTTGTTAGATCAGCAAATCGCTGCGGAGAGAAACCGGGAGACTCAGCGTGTTCGCAAACTTGTGGACCGGGTTTATGCTCAAAAAGACAAATACAATGATACTTTGGAAGTAGTGGATGGCAAGTTGGTGGTGGTAAAGAAGGATACAGGCGAGATAGAGGATTTACCTGAAAGTCAAATTAATTATAGCGATAGTGAGGATTCAGATAGCTATGAGTCGGCAAAATCAGATAATGGAGTCGGCGCTGAAGCGATGCGAGTGTGGGATGCGAAAGTGTGCCGAGATAAGAGTGAGGCCAAGTTGCCTTACAGACCCAGAACAGACTGTTCACAGAGTGGTGCAGGAGGTGCTGAGGCGATTCGACTGTGGGAGGGGAAAGTACGCCGAGAGGAGGGTGGTAGCAGCTTCAAATTTCACTATAGACCAACCGAACGCATACCAGCTATGCAATTGATACAAAAAGCAAATGAGTTGAAAGAGAAAGAAGATGCTGAGCGGGAGGCAGATGAAGAGGATGATAGCGAACAGTTCTATTCATTGGAGCCATCGAAGTCGACTGGATTTCGTGGCATCGATGAGGATTTCATTGACAAGTTAGACTTTGAGAAGGTAGAGATTAAGCAAGAAGATGAGAATGGGGTGGTAGAGTGTGCACGCAGCTACACCGAGCTCAAGCAGATCATAAAGGAGAGTAAGAAAGAATTGAATTTGACGGATGATGAAAATGTTATGCTGCAAAAGATGATGGGTCTTGAGGAGCACAAGGACGTTACGCAATCCACAGATCCTCTAATCACCGAAGAGAACGATCTATTACAGAAGATGGTGCAACGTACGAAGGaaagggaaaaagaaaaaaaggaagccAGTAATTTGGAGGCAAAAGCATCGGAGAAGGACGTAAAGCCGACACTTTCAAAGCAGGCTATGCAAGTTATCAAACTAAGTACCAACAACAGTCATACCGGTGAGGTTGATGGGGACAACTCCAATAATTTTATGAACATCACGAAACTGGACGCACAATTTCCAATACCGAGCATTTTCAGAGATATGCTAGACGATAATGATCTTGGTAAGATGGCGTCCAAGTTGCATGCTGATGATGAGCCTGAGTTTAATGTTTTGCATTGCATACAAGAAGAACAGTCAATGGAAGACGTAACCGAATTGCACAAATGTGGGATATTTGAGAATCCACTTGAGTTAGAGAGGGGTGGTATCGCATTGGGTCGCGAAAGTGAGGAGGAGGAATTAAAGGAATTAGATACAAGTTACGATGAACTAGATGACCGTGAGAGGAGTGCTGAGAGTGACGAGTTGCGCCAGGAGCCTATAGAAGTGTACAAAGAAATAGAGAGTGAAGAACTTGAGCAAGAAGCAATGCTGTTCGAAGATAGAGGAGTGGTAGCCGATAAGCGAGAACGCCTCAGAGAAGTGGTAGATAGCGTGCTCAACTTTGATGGTAGTAATTATGAAGAATATGGCATAGATAAGGAAACAGCGCGTGGAGTTGTGGAATATGAAAAGTTGTTGAACTTTGGAATTGTGGAAGAGAAAGAGTTTGCGGATGCGCCAATGGGACaagaagaaatggaaaaaattgtaacagaggcgctgaaaaaagatGAAATGCAAATAGTAAAGAAGAAGGGTAGTTTTGGAGTAGAAAAAATTAGCGAAGACGAAATGCGGGTGGAAAAGGATGCTCAGTCAAAGGAAGTAAGCGGATCAGATGATGAAACAAAGCGTCGAACTACAACCACTGGAGCTGTTGAAGAGCCTAAGCAGACATGCGTGTCCacagaaaataaaacagaaaacaacTTTAAGAACAGGATCGCGGATCCAGATCGCACGGAAATGGCTGAAGATAAATTAAAGCAATTGCAAATTATTGATAACGAAAACACTGGTTATATGGAAAATTTTGACAGACACTCGCAGAGCTACTTCGGCAAGGACGGCAAGGCATCAATGGATGACGTTGAGTTTCAAGATTTGTCAGAGGAGTATAAAGAATTTCCAGTTTTAAGTGGTAACACTATTGAATATTTTGTTGCTGGTAATACTAAACCTGAAGAAGTGCAGGAGATAGAAGTTATAGATGCTATTGAGACCAcatcaaaacttttaaaaaacacCGACGTATCTCACACCGCAGAGCGAAGTAGTAAACCTTCACCCACCAATATAGAAAAGGCGCGCAGTCTTGAGAACCTACTGAAGTCTCCAATTCTAAAGCAGTTCAACGACGATACCAACGATAGTTTGGATGCACAAATTCAGGCTGCCAAGGAGAATGAGTTTGATATGATTGAATGCAGTCTACAAGTTATCGGCGAGGACGATGAGGTGATCAACGAGATCTCGGTCAATGCGGAGATTACCTATAACGCATAA